From a region of the Terriglobia bacterium genome:
- the ilvB gene encoding biosynthetic-type acetolactate synthase large subunit gives MKKTGAEIIWDCLVREGVTHVFGYPGGAILPTYDAIWKYPIHHVLVRHEQGATHMADGYARASGGVGVAIATSGPGATNMVTGIATAMLDSSPIVCITGQVGSKLIGSDAFQEIDITGITLPITKHNALVTRPDEVARTLREAFHIARAGRPGPVLVDITKDAQQGSCEFDWEQAVPQLPGFRPSLGCDPAEYDKALELINRAKRPLILAGHGIMLSGATQALRQFVEKANVPVAMTLLGIGCLPAQHPLNLGMMGMHGEAWVNHAIQEADLLIALGMRFDDRVTGNLKTYARHAAKIHVEIDRAEINKNVKVDVALVADVGEVLEHLAAQAEPGDRSDWLAHIAEIKGDSAVRDIQNLPDSGHLYAAHVINDLWRETKGHALVVSDVGQHQMWEAQYYHHAEPRSLITSGGLGTMGFALPAAIGAKFARPDAEVWVVVGDGGFQMTMAELATIGQEGLDINIALINNGYLGMVRQWQEFFYDGRYHATPLRNPDFVKLTESFGLRAMSVRERSQVGPAVQEARRHRGACLIEFHVEKEDTVYPMVPAGADLHEMIRRPAPQQQAAAAGK, from the coding sequence ATGAAGAAGACAGGCGCGGAGATCATATGGGATTGCCTGGTGCGCGAGGGCGTGACGCACGTGTTCGGCTACCCCGGCGGAGCCATCCTGCCGACCTACGATGCGATCTGGAAATATCCGATCCACCACGTGCTGGTGCGTCACGAGCAGGGCGCGACCCATATGGCCGACGGATACGCGCGCGCCAGCGGAGGGGTCGGAGTCGCGATCGCGACTTCGGGCCCGGGAGCCACCAACATGGTGACCGGCATCGCCACCGCCATGCTGGATTCCTCCCCCATCGTGTGCATCACAGGCCAGGTGGGCAGCAAGCTGATCGGCTCCGACGCATTCCAGGAGATCGACATCACGGGCATCACGCTGCCCATCACCAAGCACAACGCACTGGTGACGCGCCCTGATGAGGTCGCGCGCACCCTGCGGGAGGCGTTCCATATCGCGCGTGCGGGCCGTCCGGGCCCGGTGCTCGTGGACATCACGAAGGACGCGCAGCAGGGCTCGTGCGAATTCGATTGGGAGCAGGCAGTACCGCAGCTGCCCGGTTTCCGGCCTTCTCTGGGTTGCGACCCGGCGGAATACGACAAGGCACTCGAGCTGATCAACCGTGCCAAGCGCCCGCTGATCCTGGCCGGTCACGGCATCATGCTCTCGGGCGCGACCCAGGCGCTCCGGCAGTTCGTCGAGAAAGCCAATGTCCCGGTGGCCATGACCCTGCTGGGGATCGGATGTCTTCCTGCACAGCACCCGCTGAATCTCGGAATGATGGGCATGCACGGCGAAGCCTGGGTCAACCACGCGATCCAGGAGGCGGACCTTCTGATCGCGCTGGGCATGCGCTTTGACGATCGCGTGACCGGGAACCTGAAGACCTACGCTCGTCATGCGGCCAAGATCCACGTCGAGATCGACCGCGCCGAGATCAACAAGAACGTCAAAGTGGATGTCGCCCTGGTGGCTGACGTCGGCGAGGTGCTGGAGCACCTGGCGGCGCAAGCGGAACCTGGCGACCGGTCTGACTGGCTGGCCCACATCGCGGAGATCAAGGGCGACTCGGCGGTGCGGGACATCCAGAACCTGCCGGACAGCGGGCACCTGTATGCCGCCCACGTCATCAACGACCTGTGGCGCGAGACCAAGGGCCACGCGCTGGTCGTCTCCGACGTCGGCCAGCACCAGATGTGGGAGGCGCAGTACTACCACCACGCGGAACCGCGCTCGCTGATCACCTCCGGGGGACTGGGCACCATGGGCTTTGCCCTGCCGGCCGCCATCGGCGCCAAGTTCGCGCGGCCGGACGCGGAGGTCTGGGTGGTGGTCGGGGACGGCGGTTTCCAGATGACCATGGCGGAGCTGGCGACCATCGGCCAGGAAGGCCTGGACATCAACATCGCGCTCATCAACAACGGCTATCTGGGCATGGTGCGGCAGTGGCAGGAGTTCTTTTACGACGGCCGCTATCACGCCACGCCGTTGCGCAATCCGGATTTCGTGAAGCTGACCGAGTCTTTCGGCCTGCGCGCCATGTCGGTCCGGGAACGCTCGCAGGTCGGCCCAGCGGTGCAGGAGGCGCGGAGACACCGCGGCGCGTGCCTGATCGAGTTCCACGTGGAGAAGGAAGACACGGTCTACCCGATGGTTCCGGCGGGCGCGGACCTGCACGAGATGATCCGGCGGCCCGCACCGCAGCAGCAGGCCGCAGCCGCAGGGAAATGA
- the ilvD gene encoding dihydroxy-acid dehydratase, whose protein sequence is MATRQPAPQPNFFGEPRDFSSLAATSEPSKRPPQASLFGGPRETQSGPLRKQRSGAVTDGASRAPARAMLKGAGFTDADLQRPIVGIANTWIEIGPCNHHLRQLAEYVKQGIRSAGGTPMEFNTVSISDGITMGTEGMRTSLVSREVIADSIELVARGNLFDALIVLVGCDKTIPAAVMALVRVNVPGLVLYGGSIAPGSFEGHAVTIQDVFEAVGAHAKGQMSDAQLAALENSACPGAGACGGQFTANTMATACEFLGIAPMGASSVPATDHNKAGAAWKAGAMLMQLYSRDLRPREIITRESIENAIASVAATGGSTNAVLHLLAIAREAGVSLSIDDFDRISARVPLLADLKPGGRFVATDLYQAGGTRLVAQRLRQAGLLHHDAMTVTGRSIGEEAGEAQETAGQEVVRPLQRPLKTSGGIVILKGNLAPEGCVVKVAGHNLLQYRGPARVFDSEEQAFAAVQSGGIRAGDVVVIRYEGPRGGPGMREMLAVTAAISGAGLGDSVALITDGRFSGATHGLMAGHVAPEAACGGPIAALRDRDMIVFDIPRRELRVELSQDEMKARLAGWSAPQPRYASGVLAKYARLVSSAAQGAVTE, encoded by the coding sequence ATGGCAACGCGGCAGCCGGCCCCCCAGCCGAATTTCTTCGGTGAACCGCGCGACTTTTCGTCCCTAGCGGCGACGTCGGAACCGTCCAAGCGACCACCGCAGGCGAGCTTGTTCGGCGGACCGCGCGAGACCCAGAGCGGACCGCTGCGCAAACAGCGCAGCGGCGCAGTGACCGACGGGGCCAGCCGGGCGCCGGCGCGCGCCATGCTGAAGGGTGCAGGCTTCACCGACGCAGATCTGCAACGCCCCATCGTCGGCATCGCCAACACCTGGATCGAGATCGGCCCCTGCAATCATCACCTGCGGCAACTCGCGGAATACGTCAAGCAGGGCATTCGCAGCGCCGGCGGCACGCCGATGGAATTCAACACCGTGTCCATCTCCGACGGGATCACGATGGGCACGGAAGGCATGCGGACCTCGCTGGTGAGCCGCGAGGTGATCGCAGATTCGATCGAACTGGTGGCGCGCGGCAATCTCTTTGACGCCCTGATCGTCCTAGTGGGATGCGACAAAACCATCCCGGCGGCGGTCATGGCCCTGGTGCGCGTGAACGTGCCCGGCCTAGTGCTGTACGGAGGCTCGATCGCGCCGGGGAGCTTTGAGGGCCACGCCGTCACCATCCAGGACGTGTTCGAGGCGGTCGGCGCTCACGCCAAGGGGCAGATGAGCGACGCGCAGCTGGCGGCGCTGGAGAACAGTGCCTGTCCCGGGGCCGGCGCCTGCGGCGGCCAGTTCACCGCCAACACCATGGCTACCGCCTGCGAGTTCCTCGGTATCGCGCCCATGGGGGCCTCCAGCGTGCCCGCGACAGACCACAACAAGGCCGGTGCCGCGTGGAAAGCGGGTGCGATGCTGATGCAGCTCTACTCCCGCGATCTCCGGCCCCGCGAGATCATCACCCGCGAATCGATCGAGAACGCCATCGCCAGCGTCGCCGCCACGGGCGGCTCCACCAACGCCGTGTTGCATCTTCTGGCGATCGCGCGGGAGGCCGGCGTCTCCCTCAGCATCGACGACTTTGACCGCATCAGCGCCCGGGTACCTCTGCTCGCCGATCTAAAGCCAGGCGGCAGGTTCGTGGCCACCGATCTGTACCAGGCGGGGGGCACGCGCCTGGTGGCGCAGCGGCTGCGGCAGGCTGGCCTGCTGCACCACGACGCCATGACGGTGACGGGACGAAGCATTGGAGAAGAGGCTGGCGAGGCGCAGGAAACGGCTGGGCAAGAGGTGGTGCGCCCGTTGCAGCGTCCGCTCAAGACCAGTGGCGGCATCGTGATCCTGAAGGGCAATCTCGCGCCGGAAGGCTGCGTGGTGAAGGTCGCCGGACACAACCTCCTGCAATATCGGGGGCCGGCCCGCGTGTTCGACAGCGAGGAGCAAGCCTTCGCCGCGGTGCAGAGCGGCGGCATCCGCGCCGGCGACGTGGTGGTCATCCGGTACGAGGGGCCGCGGGGCGGACCAGGCATGCGCGAGATGCTTGCGGTCACAGCCGCGATCAGCGGTGCGGGGCTCGGTGACTCGGTGGCGCTGATCACGGATGGGCGGTTCTCCGGGGCGACGCACGGACTGATGGCAGGCCACGTCGCTCCAGAGGCCGCGTGTGGAGGTCCGATCGCCGCGCTGCGCGACCGCGACATGATCGTGTTCGACATACCGCGCCGGGAGTTGCGCGTGGAGCTGTCGCAGGACGAGATGAAGGCGCGGCTGGCGGGCTGGAGCGCGCCCCAGCCGCGTTACGCCAGCGGCGTGCTGGCCAAGTACGCGCGGCTGGTGTCGTCGGCGGCGCAGGGAGCGGTGACGGAGTAG
- the proC gene encoding pyrroline-5-carboxylate reductase: protein MEPALASKRVAVIGTGKIGSILLQALLQKGLPAGRVRASVQHAESARSRSRSLGIAVGTDNREAVRNADIILICVKPPAVGPVLEEIAPVVTKKQFVISVAASVPTSYMQARLPAGVPVVRAMPNTPCMVGCGMTGICKGANANQSHLEIARHLFETVGRTVFVDEKHMDAVTGLSASGPAFVYIILESLAEAGVKVGLPRDIATLMAAQTAMGASQVVLQTGDHPALLKDAVTTPAGCTIDGILELEEGKLRVTLIKAVVKAAERAKELMFAE, encoded by the coding sequence CTGGAGCCTGCTCTCGCGAGCAAGCGCGTAGCGGTGATCGGCACAGGCAAGATCGGGAGCATCCTGCTGCAAGCCCTACTGCAAAAGGGCCTGCCCGCGGGACGCGTGCGGGCCTCCGTGCAGCATGCGGAGAGCGCGCGGAGCCGCAGCCGGTCCCTGGGCATCGCGGTGGGAACGGACAATCGTGAAGCGGTCCGGAACGCCGACATCATCCTGATCTGCGTGAAACCTCCGGCCGTCGGTCCGGTGCTGGAAGAGATCGCTCCGGTGGTGACCAAGAAACAGTTCGTCATTTCGGTGGCGGCATCGGTACCGACCAGCTACATGCAAGCGCGCCTGCCCGCCGGCGTGCCGGTGGTGCGCGCCATGCCGAATACGCCGTGCATGGTGGGGTGCGGGATGACGGGCATCTGCAAAGGAGCGAACGCCAACCAGTCCCACCTGGAGATCGCGCGTCATCTGTTCGAAACGGTGGGCAGGACGGTGTTCGTCGACGAGAAGCACATGGACGCGGTGACCGGCCTCTCGGCGAGTGGCCCCGCGTTCGTGTACATCATCCTGGAATCACTCGCCGAGGCCGGCGTGAAGGTGGGCCTGCCGCGAGACATCGCGACGCTGATGGCGGCGCAGACGGCCATGGGGGCCTCCCAGGTCGTGCTGCAGACCGGCGACCATCCGGCTCTGCTCAAGGACGCGGTCACGACGCCCGCCGGCTGCACCATCGATGGCATCCTCGAACTCGAGGAGGGCAAGCTGCGCGTCACCTTGATCAAGGCGGTGGTCAAAGCGGCGGAGCGGGCCAAGGAATTGATGTTTGCGGAATAG
- a CDS encoding transcriptional repressor, translating into MDAEAIKRSLRGSGLRCTPQRYAVMAFLMENNRHSTAAEIFEAVNRVDPRSSRATTYNNLRDLVQAGLVREVAVEGRAARFDAKGMRHHHFICDRCGNVEDIEWYDVPRPASRSLGKRILRECELIFRGLCTKCALRNTLPVKCRRRVDTR; encoded by the coding sequence ATGGACGCCGAGGCGATTAAAAGGTCCTTGCGAGGCAGCGGGTTGCGGTGCACTCCGCAGCGCTACGCCGTGATGGCATTCTTGATGGAAAACAACAGGCATTCCACGGCTGCGGAAATCTTCGAAGCCGTGAATCGCGTGGATCCGCGCTCTTCAAGGGCCACGACTTATAACAATCTGCGGGACCTGGTGCAGGCGGGTTTGGTGCGTGAAGTGGCCGTCGAGGGCCGCGCCGCGCGATTCGATGCGAAAGGCATGCGGCATCACCACTTCATCTGCGACCGCTGCGGCAATGTTGAGGACATCGAGTGGTACGACGTGCCCAGGCCTGCCTCGCGCTCTCTCGGTAAGCGGATTCTTCGCGAATGCGAACTCATTTTCCGGGGACTCTGCACGAAGTGCGCGCTCCGCAACACGCTTCCCGTAAAGTGTCGCAGGCGCGTGGATACCCGATGA
- the katG gene encoding catalase/peroxidase HPI yields MSTESKCPVMGGARRHAAATNADWWPNQLNLKILHQHSPLSDPMDKGFNYAEEFKSLDLNAVIKDLHALMTDSQDWWPADFGHYGPLFIRMAWHSAGTYRIGDGRGGAGSGTQRFAPLNSWPDNVNLDKARRLLWPIKQKYGRKISWADLMILAGNVALQSMRFKTFGFGGGREDVWEPEEDIYWGPEGKWLADERYSGDRDLANPLGAVQMGLIYVNPEGPDGKPDPVAAARDIRETFARMAMNDEETVALIAGGHTFGKTHGAGDASLVGPVPEAASIEEQGLGWKSKFGTGKGGDAIGSGLEVIWTTTPTKWSNDFFANLFGYEWELTKSPAGAHQWRPKNGAGAGTVPDAHHPSKRHAPSMLTTDLSLRFDPAYEKISRRFYENPDQFADAFARAWFKLTHRDMGPISRYLGPLVPKEPQLWQDPVPGVDHKLIGERDIAALKAKILKSGLSISQLVTTAWASAATFRGSDKRGGANGARIRLAPQKDWEANQPVVLAKALKTLGAIQKEFNSSQSGGKKVSLADLIVLGGCAAVEEAAKRAGHKVKIPFSPGRTDASQKQTDVDSFAVLEPTADGFRNYLRNGHQMPAEELLVDRAQLLTLTAPEMTVLIGGLRALNANFGHSKHGVFTNRPETLTNDFFLNLLDMNTKWEPSSTSEGVYEGRDRATGKIKWTGTRVDLVFGSNSQLRAIAEVYACDDSKKAFVKDFVAAWNKVMNLDRYDLA; encoded by the coding sequence ATGTCAACCGAATCCAAGTGCCCGGTAATGGGCGGCGCTCGCAGACATGCGGCCGCGACGAATGCGGACTGGTGGCCGAATCAGCTGAACCTGAAAATCCTGCACCAGCACTCCCCCCTGTCCGATCCTATGGACAAGGGGTTCAACTACGCGGAAGAATTCAAGAGCCTCGACCTGAATGCTGTGATCAAGGACCTGCATGCCTTGATGACGGACTCGCAGGATTGGTGGCCGGCCGACTTCGGCCACTATGGACCACTTTTCATTCGTATGGCGTGGCACAGCGCGGGTACGTACCGCATCGGCGACGGCCGCGGCGGGGCAGGCTCTGGCACACAACGTTTTGCGCCCCTGAATAGCTGGCCGGACAATGTGAACCTCGATAAGGCGCGCCGGTTGCTCTGGCCGATCAAGCAGAAATACGGCCGGAAAATCTCCTGGGCCGACCTCATGATTCTCGCCGGTAACGTGGCATTGCAGTCGATGAGGTTCAAGACCTTCGGTTTCGGCGGCGGGCGCGAGGACGTCTGGGAGCCCGAAGAGGACATTTACTGGGGCCCGGAAGGCAAGTGGCTGGCGGACGAGCGCTACAGCGGCGATCGTGATCTGGCGAATCCTCTCGGCGCGGTTCAGATGGGCCTGATTTACGTCAATCCGGAAGGGCCCGATGGAAAGCCGGATCCAGTTGCCGCAGCACGGGATATCCGAGAGACGTTCGCCCGCATGGCGATGAATGACGAGGAGACCGTTGCGCTCATTGCCGGCGGGCACACGTTCGGCAAGACCCACGGCGCTGGCGACGCGTCACTGGTGGGCCCAGTGCCGGAAGCCGCCAGCATCGAGGAGCAGGGCCTCGGCTGGAAGAGCAAGTTTGGCACGGGCAAAGGGGGTGACGCGATCGGCAGCGGCCTGGAAGTCATTTGGACCACGACGCCTACGAAGTGGAGCAACGACTTCTTCGCGAACCTGTTCGGCTACGAATGGGAACTGACCAAGAGCCCGGCCGGTGCACATCAGTGGAGACCGAAGAATGGCGCAGGCGCCGGTACGGTGCCGGATGCGCACCATCCATCCAAGCGTCACGCGCCATCCATGCTGACCACTGATCTCTCCTTGCGGTTCGACCCTGCTTACGAAAAGATCTCACGGCGCTTCTACGAGAATCCGGATCAGTTCGCAGACGCGTTCGCGCGAGCGTGGTTCAAGCTGACGCACCGCGACATGGGCCCGATCTCGCGGTACCTTGGCCCGCTCGTTCCGAAGGAGCCCCAGCTCTGGCAAGACCCTGTTCCCGGAGTGGATCATAAATTGATCGGGGAGCGGGACATCGCTGCTCTGAAGGCCAAGATCCTCAAATCCGGACTGTCGATCTCCCAACTGGTCACCACTGCCTGGGCGTCGGCGGCGACGTTCCGCGGCTCCGACAAGCGCGGCGGGGCGAACGGGGCACGCATTCGCCTGGCTCCGCAAAAGGATTGGGAAGCAAACCAGCCGGTCGTACTGGCGAAGGCTCTCAAGACGCTGGGCGCGATCCAAAAGGAGTTCAACAGCTCGCAGTCCGGCGGGAAGAAGGTCTCGCTTGCCGACCTGATCGTGCTGGGCGGCTGCGCAGCTGTCGAGGAAGCTGCGAAAAGGGCCGGGCACAAGGTGAAGATTCCCTTCTCGCCGGGGCGCACGGATGCTTCGCAGAAGCAGACCGACGTGGACTCATTCGCTGTACTGGAGCCGACCGCGGACGGGTTCCGCAACTACCTCCGGAACGGACACCAAATGCCGGCGGAGGAGCTGCTGGTGGATCGGGCGCAGTTGCTGACGCTGACTGCCCCCGAGATGACGGTTCTCATCGGTGGCCTGCGCGCCCTGAATGCTAACTTCGGGCATTCCAAACACGGCGTCTTCACCAACCGGCCCGAGACGCTGACGAATGATTTCTTCCTCAACCTGCTCGACATGAATACGAAGTGGGAGCCGTCCTCTACATCCGAAGGCGTGTATGAGGGGCGCGATCGCGCGACGGGCAAAATCAAGTGGACCGGCACGCGTGTCGACCTTGTGTTCGGTTCGAACTCGCAGCTGCGGGCAATCGCGGAAGTCTACGCATGTGACGACTCGAAGAAGGCGTTTGTGAAGGACTTCGTGGCTGCGTGGAACAAGGTGATGAACCTTGACCGCTACGACCTTGCCTGA
- the bshC gene encoding bacillithiol biosynthesis cysteine-adding enzyme BshC, translated as MSSECLPCSAIPHTTALFADYLNHFERTRSFYPRPPFDRSWISEEAGRIRYDQQRRERVAAILDRQNRAWGASQETLDNIARLRSGASVIVTGQQVTLFGGPLFSLYKALTAVKLATEFSQGGVDCVPVFWLATEDHDLEEVNHVTLFAADNSLKRFFTSARGTENAPVGSIRFGADMESLAAEAAQALGDSEAADFLRQSYRAGETFGSAFGTLFSRLFKHSGVVLLDASDPELRQVAASVYRAAAVGAADLDEALFRRNQLLESAGYHVQVHVTSESTLLFAQQDGGRFPVHRANGKFEIVGEKLSESELVARIAAAPQEFSANVLLRPVVQDYLLPTLAYVGGPAEVAYFAQAAVVYEELLGRVTPILPRFAATLVEARIKRLLDRYQIKVTDTFHGDEHLRVLLAEHTLPEDLNATFGQVSKSVDDSLLQLNAVLERVDKTLLDAAATAASKMRYQIERLRERAARAQLRRGEDQARHASELSAALHPNKNLQEREVAGISYLARHSTQLLLRLYDAAQTSCPDHQIVYL; from the coding sequence ATGTCATCGGAGTGTTTACCGTGTTCCGCGATCCCGCATACCACCGCATTATTCGCGGACTACCTGAATCACTTCGAGAGAACGCGCTCTTTCTATCCGCGCCCGCCATTCGATCGCTCCTGGATATCAGAAGAAGCCGGACGCATCCGCTACGACCAGCAGCGACGTGAGCGTGTCGCCGCCATCCTCGACCGGCAGAACCGCGCCTGGGGCGCCTCCCAGGAGACCCTCGACAACATTGCCCGCCTGCGCTCGGGGGCCTCGGTCATCGTCACCGGGCAGCAGGTCACGCTCTTCGGCGGACCGCTTTTTTCTCTGTACAAGGCCCTGACCGCCGTCAAGCTTGCCACAGAGTTCTCCCAGGGCGGAGTGGACTGTGTCCCGGTTTTCTGGCTGGCCACGGAAGACCACGATCTCGAAGAGGTCAACCACGTCACGCTGTTTGCGGCCGACAACTCCCTGAAGCGATTCTTCACGTCGGCGCGAGGGACCGAAAATGCGCCGGTCGGATCCATCCGTTTCGGCGCCGACATGGAGTCTCTCGCCGCCGAAGCCGCGCAGGCACTGGGCGATTCCGAGGCCGCCGATTTTCTGCGCCAGAGTTACCGTGCCGGCGAGACCTTCGGCAGCGCCTTCGGCACACTCTTCTCCCGGCTGTTCAAGCATTCCGGCGTGGTACTGCTCGATGCCTCCGACCCCGAACTTCGCCAGGTGGCGGCCTCGGTGTACCGGGCCGCGGCGGTCGGGGCTGCCGACCTCGATGAAGCCCTCTTTCGTCGCAACCAGCTGCTCGAATCCGCCGGCTATCACGTCCAGGTCCATGTCACTTCCGAATCCACCCTGCTATTCGCGCAGCAGGACGGCGGCCGCTTTCCCGTCCATCGCGCCAACGGAAAGTTCGAAATCGTCGGCGAAAAGCTGTCGGAATCGGAGCTGGTGGCGCGCATCGCCGCCGCACCCCAGGAGTTCAGCGCCAACGTTCTGCTGCGCCCGGTGGTGCAGGATTACCTGCTCCCGACGCTGGCCTACGTCGGTGGCCCGGCCGAAGTCGCGTATTTCGCCCAAGCGGCGGTGGTCTACGAGGAACTACTGGGGCGTGTTACGCCCATCCTGCCGCGCTTTGCCGCCACCTTGGTCGAGGCCCGCATCAAGCGCCTGCTGGACCGCTACCAGATCAAGGTCACCGACACCTTCCACGGCGACGAGCACCTGCGCGTCCTTCTGGCCGAACACACCTTGCCCGAGGATTTGAATGCGACCTTCGGCCAGGTATCCAAGTCTGTGGACGATTCGCTGCTCCAGCTCAACGCAGTTCTGGAGCGCGTGGATAAGACCTTGCTGGACGCCGCTGCCACGGCCGCGTCCAAGATGCGCTACCAGATCGAGCGCCTGCGCGAGCGCGCCGCCCGCGCCCAGCTCCGCCGTGGCGAGGACCAGGCTCGCCACGCCTCCGAACTGAGCGCGGCGCTGCATCCCAATAAGAATCTGCAGGAGCGCGAGGTCGCCGGCATCTCCTACCTCGCCCGCCACAGCACTCAGCTCCTGCTCCGCCTTTACGACGCCGCCCAGACCTCCTGTCCGGACCATCAGATCGTCTACCTCTGA
- a CDS encoding glycerophosphodiester phosphodiesterase has product MPRPLLLGHRGARRYAPENTLQAFDLALTHGCDGFEFDLRRTGDARSILCHDPKLHHLTVAESTYADIQSAVSSVACLEDVVSRYAGRAFLDLELKVPQLEDAVITARREHKLRDYVVSSFLPDVLDVLRARDPLTPRGFLFEHGEGLMRWAALDVQYVLPQHRLVSRELVDDIHSAGRKVLVWTVNHEREMLQLAEWGVDGIISDDTRLLSATLRGG; this is encoded by the coding sequence ATGCCTCGCCCTCTCCTCCTTGGCCATCGTGGCGCGCGGCGTTACGCCCCGGAGAACACCCTCCAGGCCTTCGATCTCGCCCTAACCCACGGCTGTGATGGCTTCGAATTCGACCTCCGGCGCACCGGCGACGCACGGTCGATCCTCTGCCACGACCCCAAGCTCCATCACCTTACGGTCGCCGAAAGCACCTACGCCGACATCCAGTCGGCGGTGAGCTCCGTCGCCTGCCTGGAAGATGTTGTGTCACGCTATGCCGGCCGCGCCTTTCTTGACCTCGAGCTGAAGGTCCCGCAGTTGGAAGACGCCGTGATCACCGCCCGGCGCGAGCACAAGCTGCGGGATTACGTGGTCTCATCGTTCCTGCCCGATGTGCTCGACGTCCTGCGCGCCCGCGATCCGCTCACTCCTCGCGGCTTCCTCTTCGAGCATGGGGAGGGACTCATGCGCTGGGCCGCGCTCGACGTGCAATACGTCCTGCCGCAGCACCGCCTCGTCTCGCGCGAACTCGTGGACGACATTCACTCCGCCGGGCGCAAGGTCCTGGTCTGGACCGTGAATCACGAAAGGGAGATGCTCCAGCTTGCGGAGTGGGGAGTGGACGGGATCATCTCCGACGATACGAGACTTCTCAGCGCAACGCTCCGCGGCGGCTGA
- the mazG gene encoding nucleoside triphosphate pyrophosphohydrolase, producing MSTGEKFERAVGIMARLRAPGGCPWDREQTFDSIKPYTLEETYEVLEAIDHRDWDELTGELGDLLLQVLFYAEMAQEEKRFSIDDVLDRLSNKLVDRHPHVFGDVKAETSSDVLRNWEALKAEEKKKRLAAGGGKAAKPGDESRSVLAGISSAIPALLESYKLSSRAAHAGFDWPNIEGLFEKLGEETGELRCEVAKLPPPGPRPQLRGVAGARGVAIPEDLRSRMEDEVGDMFFVLVNIARYLSLDPESALRKTNRKFKRRFQWLEEELRKSGRSPQQASMDEMESLWQRSKQQEPHRT from the coding sequence ATGTCCACCGGTGAAAAATTCGAACGGGCGGTCGGCATCATGGCCCGCCTTCGCGCCCCGGGTGGCTGTCCCTGGGACCGCGAACAGACCTTCGATTCCATCAAGCCCTACACCCTCGAGGAGACCTACGAAGTCCTCGAAGCCATCGACCACCGCGACTGGGACGAGCTCACGGGCGAGCTCGGCGACCTGCTGCTCCAGGTGCTTTTCTACGCGGAGATGGCGCAGGAAGAAAAACGCTTTTCCATCGACGATGTCCTGGACCGGCTCTCCAACAAGCTCGTGGACCGGCACCCGCACGTCTTCGGCGATGTGAAAGCCGAGACTTCCTCCGACGTCCTGCGCAACTGGGAGGCGCTCAAGGCGGAGGAGAAGAAGAAGCGTTTGGCTGCCGGCGGAGGCAAGGCCGCGAAACCCGGAGACGAATCGAGATCCGTGCTGGCCGGCATCTCCTCGGCCATCCCCGCACTGCTCGAGTCCTACAAGCTCAGCTCTCGCGCCGCTCACGCCGGCTTCGATTGGCCGAACATCGAGGGACTCTTCGAGAAGCTGGGGGAAGAGACCGGCGAACTGCGCTGCGAGGTAGCCAAGCTGCCGCCCCCGGGGCCGCGGCCGCAGCTTCGCGGCGTGGCTGGCGCGCGCGGCGTCGCCATCCCCGAGGATCTGCGCTCCCGCATGGAAGACGAGGTCGGCGACATGTTCTTCGTGCTGGTCAACATCGCGCGCTACCTGTCGCTCGATCCTGAGTCTGCCCTGCGCAAGACCAACCGCAAGTTCAAACGCCGCTTTCAGTGGCTGGAGGAGGAGCTCCGCAAGTCGGGCCGCTCCCCGCAGCAGGCCTCGATGGACGAGATGGAATCCTTGTGGCAAAGGTCCAAGCAGCAGGAACCGCACCGCACATGA